A genomic segment from Phragmites australis chromosome 6, lpPhrAust1.1, whole genome shotgun sequence encodes:
- the LOC133922506 gene encoding acyl transferase 5-like, protein MVTITVTRKSQSFVAPSELTPSEMLELSAIDRVPGLRHTVRSLHVFRHKDAADRVASRPAEVIRAALSRALVDYRPFAGRFVGSVVAGETCVECTNDGAWFVEAVADCSLDDMNGLDYPLMVSEEELLPAPEEGVDPTSIPVMMQVTEFACGGFVVGLIAVHTLADGLGAAQFINAISELARGMDKPTVTPVWARGLIPNPPKLPLGPPPSFQSFGFGHFAMDVTSDRIAHVKAEYFQATGQYCSAFDVAIAKVWQARTRAVRYNPEVEVHVCFFANTRHLLTQVLPKDGGFYGNCFYPVTVTATAGDLAVAGLLDVIRMIRDGKARLPLEFAKWTSGDVKVDPYELTFEHNVLFVSDWTRLGFLEADYGWGAPSHIIPFTYADYMAVAVLGAPPVPKKGTRIMTQCVEEKHLMDFKDEMKALF, encoded by the exons ATGGTGACCATCACCGTGACAAGGAAGTCCCAGTCCTTCGTCGCGCCCTCCGAGCTGACGCCGTCCGAGATGCTTGAGCTGTCGGCCATCGACCGCGTACCGGGCTTACGCCACACCGTGCGGTCGCTGCACGTGTTCCGCCACAAGGACGCCGCCGACCGTGTCGCCTCCAGGCCGGCGGAGGTGATCCGCGCGGCGTTGTCCCGCGCGCTCGTGGACTACCGCCCGTTCGCTGGCCGCTTCGTCGGCTCGGTGGTGGCCGGGGAGACCTGCGTCGAGTGCACCAACGACGGCGCGTGGTTCGTCGAGGCCGTCGCGGACTGCAGCCTCGACGACATGAACGGCCTCGACTACCCACTCATGGTCTCCGAGGAAGAGCTGCTGCCTGCTCCAGAGGAAGGAGTCGACCCTACCAGTATTCCGGTTATGATGCAG GTGACAGAATTCGCGTGTGGAGGATTTGTTGTCGGGCTGATAGCAGTCCACACACTTGCTGATGGACTGGGTGCAGCACAATTCATCAACGCGATTTCAGAGTTAGCCCGTGGGATGGACAAACCTACTGTAACACCCGTATGGGCTCGAGGCTTAATACCGAACCCGCCTAAGCTTCCTCTTGGGCCACCGCCGTCCTTCCAGTCCTTTGGGTTTGGGCACTTCGCCATGGATGTGACCTCCGACCGTATCGCCCATGTCAAGGCTGAGTACTTCCAGGCCACTGGCCAGTACTGCTCAGCCTTTGATGTCGCCATTGCCAAGGTCTGGCAGGCTAGGACTCGAGCTGTCAGGTACAATCCTGAGGTCGAGGTCCATGTTTGCTTCTTCGCCAACACACGCCACCTCCTCACACAGGTGCTACCCAAGGATGGGGGCTTCTATGGTAACTGCTTCTACCCGGTCACTGTGACGGCTACTGCCGGGGATCTTGCCGTCGCAGGGTTGCTTGATGTGATTAGGATGATTCGGGATGGGAAGGCAAGGCTTCCCCTAGAGTTCGCCAAGTGGACTTCCGGGGATGTGAAGGTGGACCCATACGAATTGACATTTGAGCATAATGTGCTGTTTGTGTCTGATTGGACAAGGCTAGGTTTCCTTGAGGCCGACTATGGCTGGGGCGCACCAAGCCATATCATACCATTCACTTATGCTGACTATATGGCGGTGGCTGTTCTTGGAGCTCCACCTGTGCCAAAGAAGGGGACTCGAATTATGACCCAGTGTGTGGAGGAGAAGCATCTCATGGACTTCAAGGATGAGATGAAGGCCCTCTTTTAG